One Xiphophorus maculatus strain JP 163 A chromosome 10, X_maculatus-5.0-male, whole genome shotgun sequence genomic region harbors:
- the rnls gene encoding renalase isoform X1 — protein MSRVLIVGAGLTGSLCAYVLKRVLQSKAQFVVWDKARGAGGRMSTSRPPDPTSHSADLGAQYITATAAYSQSHSNFYTELLSAGLLKSLDCHIEGLQHKEGNKNYVTPLGTSSVVKHFLSESGADLYLEYHVTGLRRCGASWKVERKGGNEKFDAVVLTIPVPQILQLQGDLGNLLSVQQREQLESVRYSSRFAIALFFSPDVVFSFSWGARYVTDSHCIRYIAVDNKKRSSDTPGLGPSLVVHTSVPFGLEHLENDKDAIQPIILQELQRLLPDLPQPVSIKFQKWRYSQVLTSVPNCPGHMTILEQPLLICGGDAFTHSNFDGCVESALSVCRALQFLLDVKQNISL, from the exons ATGTCCCGGGTTCTGATTGTTGGAGCAGGCTTGACAGGCAGCTTGTGCGCATATGTGTTGAAGAGAGTGCTGCAGAGTAAAGCTCAGTTTGTGGTGTGGGACAAGGCAAGGGGTGCAG GGGGTAGGATGTCTACCAGCCGTCCTCCTGACCCTACATCTCATTCCGCTGACCTTGGAGCCCAGTACATTACAGCCACTGCTGCATACTCTCAGTCCCACAGCAA TTTTTATACAGAGTTGCTGTCAGCTGGCCTACTTAAGTCACTGGACTGTCACATTGAAGGTCTGCAGCACAAAGAGGGAAACAAGAATTATGTAACACCACTGGGGACAAGCAGTGTGGTGAAACACTTCCTGTCCGAGTCAG GAGCTGATTTGTATCTGGAATATCATGTGACTGGCCTACGCCGCTGTGGAGCATCATGGAAAGTGGAGAGGAAGGGAGGCAATGAGAAGTTTGACGCTGTTGTCTTGACAATTCCTGTGCCTCAGATCCTTCAGCTGCAGGGAGACCTGGGGAACT TACTGTCTGTCCAGCAAAGAGAGCAGTTGGAGAGTGTCAGGTACTCATCCCGCTTCGCTATCGCACTCTTCTTCTCTCCGGATGTTGTCTTCAGTTTTTCCTGGGGAGCGCGGTACGTCACTGACAGCCACTGCATTCGCTACATCGCTGTGGACAACAAGAAACGCAGTTCAG ATACTCCAGGTCTCGGTCCATCCCTTGTCGTTCACACCAGCGTTCCGTTTGGTCTGGAGCACTTGGAGAATGATAAGGATGCCATCCAGCCAATCATCTTGCAGGAGCTCCAAAGGCTACTCCCTGACCTCCCTCAGCCAGTCAGCATCAAGTTTCAGAAGTGGAGGTACTCCCAG GTGCTGACCTCAGTGCCCAATTGTCCAGGCCACATGACTATCTTGGAGCAGCCGCTGCTCATCTGTGGAGGAGATGCTTTCACCCACTCCAACTTTGACGGCTGTGTGGAATCTGCACTGAGTGTGTGCAGAGCACTTCAGTTCTTACTGGATGTCAAGCAGAATATTTCTCTCTAA
- the rnls gene encoding renalase isoform X2, which produces MSRVLIVGAGLTGSLCAYVLKRVLQSKAQFVVWDKARGAGGRMSTSRPPDPTSHSADLGAQYITATAAYSQSHSNFYTELLSAGLLKSLDCHIEGLQHKEGNKNYVTPLGTSSVVKHFLSESGADLYLEYHVTGLRRCGASWKVERKGGNEKFDAVVLTIPVPQILQLQGDLGNYTPGLGPSLVVHTSVPFGLEHLENDKDAIQPIILQELQRLLPDLPQPVSIKFQKWRYSQVLTSVPNCPGHMTILEQPLLICGGDAFTHSNFDGCVESALSVCRALQFLLDVKQNISL; this is translated from the exons ATGTCCCGGGTTCTGATTGTTGGAGCAGGCTTGACAGGCAGCTTGTGCGCATATGTGTTGAAGAGAGTGCTGCAGAGTAAAGCTCAGTTTGTGGTGTGGGACAAGGCAAGGGGTGCAG GGGGTAGGATGTCTACCAGCCGTCCTCCTGACCCTACATCTCATTCCGCTGACCTTGGAGCCCAGTACATTACAGCCACTGCTGCATACTCTCAGTCCCACAGCAA TTTTTATACAGAGTTGCTGTCAGCTGGCCTACTTAAGTCACTGGACTGTCACATTGAAGGTCTGCAGCACAAAGAGGGAAACAAGAATTATGTAACACCACTGGGGACAAGCAGTGTGGTGAAACACTTCCTGTCCGAGTCAG GAGCTGATTTGTATCTGGAATATCATGTGACTGGCCTACGCCGCTGTGGAGCATCATGGAAAGTGGAGAGGAAGGGAGGCAATGAGAAGTTTGACGCTGTTGTCTTGACAATTCCTGTGCCTCAGATCCTTCAGCTGCAGGGAGACCTGGGGAACT ATACTCCAGGTCTCGGTCCATCCCTTGTCGTTCACACCAGCGTTCCGTTTGGTCTGGAGCACTTGGAGAATGATAAGGATGCCATCCAGCCAATCATCTTGCAGGAGCTCCAAAGGCTACTCCCTGACCTCCCTCAGCCAGTCAGCATCAAGTTTCAGAAGTGGAGGTACTCCCAG GTGCTGACCTCAGTGCCCAATTGTCCAGGCCACATGACTATCTTGGAGCAGCCGCTGCTCATCTGTGGAGGAGATGCTTTCACCCACTCCAACTTTGACGGCTGTGTGGAATCTGCACTGAGTGTGTGCAGAGCACTTCAGTTCTTACTGGATGTCAAGCAGAATATTTCTCTCTAA